The genomic region CATTCATGCTGACGGTGAAGCGTGACGGCTTGGAGGTGGGGCCCACGATGGTGACCGTCTCCGTGGTGTTGCCGTACCAGGGGTAGCTAACGCCATCCGAGTCACTAATGGCCCGGACCAGACCTTGGCGCAGTTCGGGCAGTTCCCAACTTGACCTGCGGGGGGCGACAGTGACTGCGATCATGCATGTTACACATAAGGGGGAGCACTTTTTTCGGATTAAGATTTAAAAGTTGCTAGGCCGAATTTGCAAGTGTATTAATTTAATCAGAGaaggaaaaatgtttttgaaattgtTTGATATAATAATCTATAGGTGGAAACAATTCTAAAAGTAAAAAAGGGGTGAAAAGAAGagataaaaatgcaaaaaaataaattaataaaaatgcaTCAAGAGGAACATTTGTGCACGCAGCAGGTGAGACTCCCGCATTGAGAAGCACACCCACACATTGTGTTCTTGTGACTTTGGCACACAAGTAGTcgtggggagagagagagaaaaaaatgcaatatgaATCGTATTTCCATATTCCAATGCAATTAAGCTTCGTTGAAGACTCTGAATTGTGATTTTAGGTGAGAATGTGAGTGCAAAtgcttgttttttgtttacGTGTCCTGTGATTGGCCAGGAAATAGGAAGTGCCATGCGAGCATCTCTATTAGTTGCATCAATCTactgaattatttattttgttgacgTGTCTGGGCCACCCGGTTGGCGTCCCTTTAATTGATCAATTACGTTTAGTAAGACAGTTTTCAGTAAACTGAGCCAGAAATTATGGGGAGATTGTTAATGAGAATATATTACTGACTTTTAATCGCTGTTTCTTCACAGTATCTTgcggctggaaaaaaaataacatgaaaaatgtgtgATGTGAAAAACAACAAACTAATCAAATTACAATGAtatgaaataataaaacatgtttgaaaaaaattaactagaaaaagtaaaaaatatgaaaagaaaGTTGAAAACTGaccaataaaaataattttaaaaaaacaatagatgaaaaatacacaaatattaCTTTTAAATCAAATTACATCAATCAAATCTAGGAAAAACAAATTACAAGACAATATGTATGAAAGTAAGAGAACTAACAgggaaaatacaagaacaaattAGACCCACGCCGACCCCGGAACTCTGTTATAAACCTTGGACCCCCTCCACCACACTCACATGCCGACGTCTCCGTAGGTGTTGTAGAACTCCATGTGGGTGCACGCCTGGATCCAGCCCACCACCCAGGTCTCGTTGCGCGGAATAGGTGGCATGACAACCCGGGCCGACGCTTTGAAATAGGGTGTTTTGTAGCGCAGCACGATGGCCgagtcctcctccacggccgtggGGCGGTGGTCGATGGTAGCTGCCAGCTCGCACACAACCACGTTCTCCCTGCGGACGCGCGACTTGTTGCAGGCGATGCTCTGGACGCAGCCCATGACGACCGGCCACCGCCACCGGGACCACCGCCACCCGATCCAGGCAGCGTTCACCGCCTGGAGTGCCTCTCAGGGGGTCGACGCTTTTGCTCCCCTCCTGCCCGGAGCTTCCCCACCCCTCACCCGGGCGGGCATGTCACGGAATGCCGCAGGTCGGGCGTCAGGCATCGGATGCTGCGGCTGCTTGCTCGTAGCCGGTGCCGACCGAACCCCGGCCCCGGATGTCAGTCAGTCCACCGGCATCCCGCGTGTCGCTGTTCAACCCGGTGTGGTGCTGAACTGAACGTGACGCGATACGCAGACGTGACCGACACACCTCCCCTCCACGTCGTTTgactcttttattttgaagatcAATCCAACTAACATTGGCATGACTTCATTTCTACGAGGAAACGCACTCATGCCGCCAAGTCTCTTGtctaaaacgaaaaaaaaaaacagcgttaATATTGAGAGTAATCATCTCCTTAActcaaatataaatataagcATTTTTGAAGTGTATGGTTAAGGATTGTTAAATAGGTTCAAAATTTCTTTTATTGTGAAGGCCACTTAAAGTAAAATGGGCGTGACGTCATATCCATGCGGAAATAAGCCTCGCCTTAACAAATGACTTGACTCAAAACGGAACAACGTGATTGCCAGCGTTAATATTGTTTTATCAATATTGCAAGCCCAAAAATATTATTTCTCGGTGAAAATGGTAAGTACCTCTGTATTCAGCTAATGTTGTTGATCCTCTATTTTGCgttcttttaataaaatatgTGACTATGTATATGCACATTTTTGTGTTAAACCaagttaaacaaaacaaactggtaATAGACATCTAGAAACTTTTTATGCGCAGTAATAAAATATTTGTACTTTTTACCTCCCACCAGTGCCCTGAAAAACTTAAGATTAAAGTGACTGTTTTCTTGCAGGTTTCCACTGATTTCAAAGGGCTGATCCAAAGGTTTTACCAACTACAGGCAGAGCGTCTGGAGACCTACCGACTCTTTGAGGAGTACGTTTGTGTGTACTGCTGCTCATTCTCTTGTCAAGGTGGAGAGCATTAGGAACTGTTCCAAATAGCAGTTGAGATCTACAGGTCATAGGTTATATACATTTATAAATAATGTAAATTATTCCCACAAAAGCCTGGCATTtgagcaggggtgtgtagactttttatatccactctaTAGTCAACAAATCCTAATTTTCAACCCACTGaaatgaaattaaatcatttcacGCGTTTGCAGAGGACACGAGGCCTACCTGAGGACGGGGCCCCACTATGACTTTGAGCATTACAAGCAGCTGGTGCACCAGATCACGTTGGCCTTCAACGGCATCTCCAAGGAGGTCCTGGACATCAAGGACAAGTTCCGGCTCCACTTGAACCGGACCGACCTCTCGGATCACATCGATAAGTTGCAGTCCAAAGAGAAGCACAAGCTCCAGCTGGTGAGTCTGTTTGACAaggttttacaaaataaaaatattctttatcaaaataaaaaacactaacTATTGAATAATAGGATTTTAATGTACACTGTCACCCCCTAGTGGTAGTAAAAAGAATCACATTGCTTAGTTGCATGTTAGCCAAATACCAAAATTGCTAGTCATGTTTAACTTGCTGTTTAAAAACAAACTTGAGTTGCATTGTGATGTTTATCAGACAGCTCAGCTGCAGCTGACCCGGCAGCAGGCTCAGGACCACCCGGAAGACCAGGACGCTTGTCAGGAGAAAATCCAGCAGCTTAAACACGAGTAAGCACCATCTCTGTTGCCACGGTTACGAAGTGGCCCTCTGATCACACGGGTCCGATGTGATGTTCTTGTGTGCTTGGAATGTTCAGGATCATCAAGACCCAAGAGGCGCTCAGCGAGATCATGCAGGACTTCAAGTATGACTCGGAGGAGAGCGATTGACCGTCGGTCGGTTCGATCCCCTTCAGTCAGCTTTTGGAGTTTATCTGTAAATATTTTCAGGGAAATGTCATTGTAATTTAAATATTGATATAATTCTGTAGGATCTAACAAATTCAACAATTTATACTTGCGAGCATTGTTTCATTATCTGTTTACATTCGTTGCTCCATGTTTAAATATGTGTTGCTTCAGAGtgatggccattttttttttttttgttgctcttcAATGGCATTTTCaactgtgttagcattaagctaaatgGATGTTAACTAAGGGACAGCTGTGTTTgttgtaaatataaatattatttttgtaataTATTTTGTCAGACAGTAAACTTCAATTTGGGGTGGAGTTAAACAGCTCCATTTggtttatatttcttttttaagaGTTGTCATCTGCTAAACTGCAACTTGTTTGATGCATTTTATTCATATGAAATCAATAAAGTACCTTTActtaaaactatttttttcccttctacatTTCGAATGTAAACATGCTTTTTGGGTAGGTTTACGCAACAGGTGTCATTGGAAACTCCGAGCTGCGCGTGAAGGCGTCGCCCGTGAAGACGTAAGCAGACACCTCCCGTGAAGGCATCATGCGTGTCTTTTGGTCTCTTCGAGCGCTCATTTCCCAAACGGGAAGTGGAGAGCAACCACGGCGATCATGTCTGTGCAGAAGGTCTGGCTGTACCTTTACACGGGCTACATGTTCCTCTTCGTGCTGTGCGTGAGCGTCGTCCTCCGCGTCGTCCACGTGCTTTCGCCAAGCCTGGCCAAGAAGGTGGTGTTGAAATTGAACGAAAGTACTTCGATGAACAAGAATCCAAATTTCACCTATGACGACTGGGGGCCCACGTTCTTCACGTTGAAGTTTGTCAAAACCGCCTTGGGACACATGTGGGTGTCCCTGGGTCAGAAGGCGTTCGTGGGGGAACCAGCCCCGGACTCGTCCGTGGTCACCATGGATAAGCGCGAGAGCAGCATCTGTAACTTCCTCAAAGGTGAGTCCAATCggtaaaaaaaatccacgaaaaaaaattcaatcatacattttccaattcaaaatttattgtaaataatgacacgtttgttgttgttgaggtGGTAGGCACCAGTGACGTCACCAACAACAGACCAACGTAAAAGAAATGTGGAATTCTATTTTTCATAAATATGACTTTTTAGTTAAATACCAGAATGTAAAATTTCTCAATAATTATTTTATGCAAAAGTATTTTTAATAAAACAGGTTTTTTTTGCTCATTCATCATTTAGCTGATATAAATGATtaatttttcttaaaaaaaatctaattagttTTCTATATGAAGTCCATGCAAATCCATATCTTCATTGTTGTGCGTGCAGGTTCGAGGCCTCTGGTGCTGAACTTTGGAAGCTGCACCTGACCCCCATTCATGTTCAAgctggacctgttcaagcagctcatcctggactTCGGCGACATCGCCGACTTTCTTGTCGTGTACACCGAGGAGGCGCACTCAAGTGGTGAGCGCATTCAGCCAATCAGTAATTCCCAACTCTCAATACAATAATAATCCTTCTATAATTTGGGACACAGATGGTTGGGCCTTCACCAACAACATTCAAGTAAGCAAGCACCAGAGCCTGGAGGACAGGATTGCTGCGGCGCAGATCCTCTTGAAGGAAGATCTACTTTGTCCCGTGGTGGTGGACCAAATGAGTAACACGGCCTCCGCCGAGTACGGCGCGCTGCCCGAGAGGCTCTACGTGCTCCACAAAGGCAAAGTCCTCTACAAGGTAAGCCAGATAttagattagattttttttttttttgccgtgatGGGAGAAGAAGCATTTCCCCTGTTCCATTCTCAGCTTTCTTTGCGCCATGCAAATGTTGTGATTAGAATCCCGGCCAAGAGGGCGTCGACGTGCCTTGGCTCATGCAATCGCGTGTCTAGGAGCCTTGAGAGCACCGCAGATAACTGTGGAATTTTTGGCTCTCCCCCAGGCTGACACAAGCCTTGCCAAAAAGTATGCGTCAATAGAATCCTCTATTGTTTTGACAGAATGCTCTGATGTGTTTCTGTTGTTCGACAAACgctggagtaaaaaaaaaaactcattatgGCTCAATTATCTGCCAATAATTATGACTTGGCGAGATTttattcaaacaagtaaacacagGTTGCCATGAATGTCttaaaatattatatttttattagatATAAtttagattgtgtgtgtgtgtgttgcaggggGGCATGGGGCCTTGGGGCTACAAACCGCAGGAGGTCCGCTTGGTCCTGGAGAAGCTCAAGTAGGAAGGAAGACAAGTAGATTCGCTTTTTATTCAAGAGCCACTAATACTTACTAAACACCATTTTCTCTTTGAGCTTGTTCGTCTTTGCCCATCTGATGCGCTGCCcctggcaacacacacacacacatacacacacttgcgtGACGTCTGAAGTTCATCTCAACCGGTCTGTGTTTCTTGGTGACGGCTACAGATCAAACCTTCCGGTCTCTGTGGCTTgataaaatgaaatgtaaacTTTTGAGATGAACGCTCAGCCGTGACAAAGTGATTTAAAGCGATCGATGAATCGATCAGATTTGAACTGGGTTGTTATTACCTTAAGTGATTTTTAACAGTAAGGACTGCGATTATCATCAAAACAGACGATTACATGACGATTATGGCACAAACCTCCGGTCGCTGTAATTTGAAGTTGCCTCGTCTGTGACCGATGGCGGCCATATTTCTTTTATCACAGTCTCGCAATAAAAGCTTGTTTCATTTGCGGCTCAGTTTTGTTTAATTTTAATCGAGCACAGGAGGTTTTGAAATTCATCTTTGTAAAATGTGACAATGAGTTCTGTCTAATCCAAAAATGCATTTATAGCTCAAAAGTCATCAAAGGAGTGTTTTGAATTTTGACGCTCATCCCTGAGCTAATACGGCTTACAATAAGCCTTTTtaaagctggaaaaaaaaaacatgaccagaaatgattataaaaaaaatagcttATGTTGCTTAAACACGGCATAGCTAGATAAAAGAAAAAGGCAAGTCAAAACAGGCGTGCAGCCCCAACGACCTCGCCGGGTCAACAG from Syngnathus scovelli strain Florida chromosome 10, RoL_Ssco_1.2, whole genome shotgun sequence harbors:
- the fam78bb gene encoding protein FAM78B, producing the protein MGCVQSIACNKSRVRRENVVVCELAATIDHRPTAVEEDSAIVLRYKTPYFKASARVVMPPIPRNETWVVGWIQACTHMEFYNTYGDVGMSSWELPELRQGLVRAISDSDGVSYPWYGNTTETVTIVGPTSKPSRFTVSMNDNFYPSVTWAVPVSRSDQPALTDIKRDQSFTTWLVALNATSKEKILLRAIKWRMRVDIAVDPTRPLGSRARLVGRVHQEQPRVLTRVEPIPANAMGRPNANDAQVLMWRPTRGPPLIVIPPK
- the rex1bd gene encoding required for excision 1-B domain-containing protein → MVSTDFKGLIQRFYQLQAERLETYRLFEEGHEAYLRTGPHYDFEHYKQLVHQITLAFNGISKEVLDIKDKFRLHLNRTDLSDHIDKLQSKEKHKLQLTAQLQLTRQQAQDHPEDQDACQEKIQQLKHEIIKTQEALSEIMQDFKYDSEESD
- the dio1 gene encoding type I iodothyronine deiodinase, translating into MSVQKVWLYLYTGYMFLFVLCVSVVLRVVHVLSPSLAKKVVLKLNESTSMNKNPNFTYDDWGPTFFTLKFVKTALGHMWVSLGQKAFVGEPAPDSSVVTMDKRESSICNFLKGSRPLVLNFGSCTUPPFMFKLDLFKQLILDFGDIADFLVVYTEEAHSSDGWAFTNNIQVSKHQSLEDRIAAAQILLKEDLLCPVVVDQMSNTASAEYGALPERLYVLHKGKVLYKGGMGPWGYKPQEVRLVLEKLK